The genomic region tcagatggggaaactggatGCAGAGGGGGCAACCCAGAGCCTTAGtgtcagaaccaggatttgaGTCCAGGTTCCGGGCTGCCTGTCCACAGCTCTAGCCTCAGGCCTGCTTCCCTCAGCCCCCAGGAGCTGACCTGCTGACCAGGGCCCTGGACCTGGTGGCTCAAGTTTGCTGGAGAGGTTCCATTTAGTCTCAGGGGAGAGCCTGGGCTGAGGCCGAGAGGCTGGGAGAATCTGTGAGTGGGGCACGGGGTTGAGGGGAAGGTgccaggctgggcctgggggacAAGGGGATTCCATTTAACCTGGTGGCCTCGGGGGccaagaaggaaagggaagtggagggagatggaggaagagggtgCAAAGTCTTCCCACGGGCAGAGCCAGGGGAACTTCATTGCCAGCAGCACCAGTGACCCCCTGGGGACCTCAGTGTCTCAGGGCGACATCTTGGCTAGGACGCGGGTGAGCGCTGCTGTCACTGTGACTGGAGCCTGTTTCCTGTGCTCTTCTGCCACTCCCTGCTCTAGCTGGGGCCTTCAGCTGGTGTCTTGCTGCCTCTGCTCCACACTCAGACACAGGGACCCCTCGAGGGACCCAGGCCACCCCTGCCGTCGTCTCTGGTGTTGGAATTAGGTGAGGCTGTTGAGAGCCTATGCCGCCACCGCTGCTGGGACCAGGAGAGTGGCAGAGTGGTGTTTCTGGAAGGGAAAGGTGGGGACCAGTGGGGGAGGGTGAGGAGATGGAACAGTCCCACGGGACCACGTGGGGAAGACCAGAGTGCTGGCCGAGtctgcccagggcccagcaggaaGGAGATGGCACAGTCCATCAGAAAGTTAGGAGGGTGTTTTAATGACGGACATTTACAAGGCACGGGCGCAGGGAAACCACAAGAGAATGTGCGATCTCCTGGGCCTGGGAAATTCAGAGCTGTTACCACCCCAGGTGGGAGGGGTCAGGGGAGGGAGCGTTACCGGAACCCAGAGACGAGAGAGCTTCCTAACAGCAACTGCGGCCTCTGCTCAGTTGTGGGAGATGAGTGGGCTGCCAGGTCCCTGCTGAGACAGAAGAAGCTGGCTTTCCAACCCTGACCCCTGCGGGGCCTCGCCTCTGACCCTCTGACCTCCAGCTGGCCGAACCCAACCAGGAGCTGAGGCCAAAGGGGCCATGTGGGTAGCCTGTACGGGTCAGGGAGCAGGGTGGCAAAGAGTGGAGAGTGAGTCTGCAGAGGGACAATGGCAGCTATGGGCGGAGGACACTTTGTGCATCTGGTAGGGACCCAGAGCTCGGCAGCTGCTGTGTCCTGGGCCCCTCGCCCCCGCTGAGTCTGCTCACACTGGCAGGCTGATGGGTGGTCCTTGTGAGTCCTGACCCTGGATCCTACTCTGTTCTGGATGTCAGACCCCAGGAGCCGGAGCTGGGGCCTCCAGCCTTCCTACCCCCAAGGCAGAGGCGGCATTCCCTCTGTGGGGCCGTGGATTCCTGCAGGGGTCCCCTTCCCTAGTACCTCTTCtgccctcttcttcttcttcttgcgcCAGCAAACGTAACATCTGGACCAGGAAACAGGGGGGAGCTGGGTCAGTCAAGGAGTAGCTGTGTCTTCCTCAGGGACGCTGGGGCTTGGAGAAGTCACTCACCCACCTCCAGCTATGGCTGCCAGGGGCAGAGCAATGCCGAGGCTCACAGCCCACACGAGGGTCCTCCGGGTCACGGCTGGGGGTGTGAAAGGGGAGCCAGGCGTTAGGGGAACAGTCAGCGCCGTCCTGGCTCAGAGAGCTGGCcacattcttctcttcttttacttGCTCACTCAGTCACTCACCTGCAAACACTtactgggcacctactgtgtgcccggAATACTTTAGAGACGAGTGAGACAGGGCCCTGCTCTCTAGGAGGGAGACAGGCAAACAGTCACGGTGTGCTGTCCCAGGGAAGGGGACAGGGCAGAGGAGAAGTGGTCACGAGGGGGCTGATAAGCCTTAGGGGGTGGGTGGGAGCTGGCGGGGGAAAGCTTCCTGGGCAACAGGACTTCCGGCTGGACTTTGAAAGACAAGTAGGAGTTCAGTTCAGAGGGTCAAGAGGCAAAACTGTGTTCCAGGCAGCGGACACGATGTTCAAGGACAGAAGCATGAAGCTGTCTAGTGTGTCAGCAGCTCAGTGTGGCTGGGGAGTCAGGGGCGGTGGGAGGTCAGCAGAGACGGCTCACACGGGGCCTTCCAGGAGGGTGGGCTTTGTCTGGGGGCAattgggagccactgaaggttatAAAGAGGGAGTGTTATAGCTAGGATTTGCTCCTTGAGAAAGTTCCTtggttgctgaggaagatgtggccaggaggggcaggaagaCCAGCTAGGAGATGTTGCCATAATCCAGGTGACATGAAGATGCCTGGAGAAGAGTGGTGGACATTGGGATGAAAATATGGCAACATATTTAAGAATCATTTAGGAAGACTTGGTGATTACGTGTGCTGAGTAAGGGGGAGGGAGATTCCTGGTTTAGGAGGTTGAGGGCGTGAGTGGGGCTGTTTGCTGAGGGGTCCCCAGGGGAGAGCAGATTTTGGGGTGGTGATGGGCTGGGACATGTCTCCAGGCATGCTGGCTTTGAGGACCTGAGGACCTCCAGTGGAGATGTCCTGGAGGCAGGTGGCCCTATGGCTCTGAGGCTGGACACGTGGAATTGAGAGATCCCAGAAGGGGCTACCTTCACCAGTGAGGATGGAGAGCAGGAAGAGGtcagggctgggcagaggaggaagacagTTCAGATAGAGACAACAATGGGCCTGCGGGTGGAGTGGGGGAAGCGGGTGGCCGGATGGACCACTGACCTGGGCAGAGGGTGGGGTCCTTGCAGGTGAGGAAGTGTGTCCTGCAGTTGGCACAGTTGATGACCTCCCGTGGGAAGAGTAGGTCTGTGAGAGGATGGGCAGGAACCTTAGAGAGGTCCAGGCGCCCCTCACCCTTTGCCCAGGCCCCGTCCGCAGAGATACTCACCACAGGATGCATTGCAGGCTGCCCGGGAGGGTGAGACGGTAGAGAAACTGAGGCGCCGGGGGGAGGCAGACAGAGCCGGGAGGGGTCAGGGTGTGAGCAGGAGGTGGAGCTGGGGAAGGTATGGACAGGTGCCCAGTagggggcagggatggggctcctgggggaggggcctggaagGGGGCCACAGATTGGACTCTGCTCTCCTCGAGGCTTTGGGGAGGTGGAGGGCTGGGCGGTGAGGGGGCCGGGCcgtgggcaggggccagccccacctctcaCCCTTCTCCATCAACTCCTCGGATACTTCATCCAGCCTCTCGCAGAACAGCTGCTTATGGACTCGAATCTCTTCCAGAAGTAACGGTTTATCTGGGTGGAGTAGGAGGGACAGGGTGCGTTTATCACCCACATTTCACAGGTGGAATCAATCACGTAACTTTCTTAAGGTGGGGAATTCAAACCAGTTTTCCTAAACAGAAACTCCGTGCAGCACCCAGATAGACGCTGCATCCGTCTCCCCACCCAGGCCAATGGCATCCTGGGGAACGCCCCGCAGCCGGGCATTCTTAACCCAAGCCCTGGGCCCTGGACAGGTGGCTTCCTCACCATCTCGCAACTTCTTAATGGCTTGATCTACGTGATCGAACAATTTGGCTGTTTCTTCCTCCAGATGATCCTCATCTGAGATTAGGATGCGGGACAAAGGGAAGTCAGGGGAGGAAGACCCCAGGCCAGGTGCAGAGCCAGCCTCCCTGCCTCGTCTCGGGGCTGTGCCTCACCAAGATACCAGGCTTCCGGGGAGTCGTGAGCCTCCAGGAACAGGGAGTGGAGGCTCTGGGAGAGCTCTGCGGGGGGCCCTGGAGTGCCCCAAAGAATCTGCAGGTCGTAGTCTATCAAGGCTGGCAGTTCTGGCCAGCAGTGGAAGCAGCTCCTCCCGTTGGCGGCAGGCAGGAGACAGCCCAGCAGGAGAAGCAGCATCTTCTGGGGTCTTCTCTCtgtgcccttctcaccctgtcGGGCAGTTCCACATGGAATGCTGGTGCCCTGTCTCCCCGGGAACCCCATTCTTTTTGAAGAACACAAGTAAATTCCACAGGGTAAGGTGAGGGCCAGCCATGGCACGAACCCAGGCTTTGGTGTCAGACCCAAGTCGGGGCTTCTGTACCCTCCTCTGAAGATGGAGTCACAGATGGTCCTCAGGGAGGGTTCTTGGGAGGACCAGAGGGATGGCTGCGCTGCCTTGTGGCTGGTGCTCGGCTCTCTTGATGGCATTTATGGTGCATGGAATAGTTCAACAGGCTGAAATTTGAGAGGCCGGGAGAAGGCAGCACAGAGGGATCATTTTTCCTCACACATCTTTGTCATGGCACATGAAAACTGCAGCTGTCTTTTGCCTGGCCAAGCCAAAGGGGCGTGGACAGCCGCTCCCACCACAGTGTAGACAGAAGTCCAGCCGTCTTTGGGGCAGCAGTTCTTGTGTGCAACATgcactgaagaaaagaaaaactctgtATTCTTCAGTAGTGAAAAAGCCGATGGGACCCTTGTCACTCCTCAGCTGGTAAGCTTAGTCCTTCCACACTGTGCTTCTAGCCAGCTTCTGAGTGCCTCAAGCTGGATTATGGGCAGCCGGAAGCCATCAGGCATTTGAGGAATGCTTCtaacaggaacaagagaaaaaacCAATAGCAAGAattcaaaacaaaagcaaacaaaaaccacagggaAAAGAAAGGGTACAAAGATATGGtgggaagcagaagaaaatgtaGAACCCACTACAATTAAATAGACAAAGTATTGCTTTCCCCAAACAAGAAGAGGCTGCTCTGTGAAAGGAAAAGTCAGAGAGCAAGAAAGAGTTGTTGTAGATTAAAGATACGACAGcaggaatttaaaatttcatagaaGTGTTGGGGATAAAGTTTAAGAAATCTCCCGGGCAGCAGTACGAAAAGACAGAGTTgagaaatcaggaagaaaaaggtaaaattagaCAATCGGTTCCTGAGGTCCAGCATCCAACACAAGTTTCAGAAAGAAAGCACAGAGACaacggggtgggggcggggggtgggcggAGGAAGTTATTTATAAGAGAAGTCGGGTGGGAGGTACAAACAGGCGCAGGGATCGGGAGGAGGGGCGATGAGGTTTGCCCAAGGAAGCGGCGGTGGCCTGGGTGAATTCAGGCCGCGCTGGTggtggggggcggtggggggcggtggggggcggtggggggcggggggggtgctCTGTGGCGAGGAGATGAGTCCGAGTTCTGCTGAACCGTGCTCTCCCACTGGCTCTGGgcaggtttggggtgaggggatgAGCCTACTGTTTTCTACTCAGGCAATGCTTCTGGAAAGGAAGGCCCTGATCCCCGGGAACCAAGGCTGGGAAAAGCGGGTGCTCCCTGCCCCGATGCGTGGGTGGGGTTCAGAGGTACACAGCATGCGAGCCTGCTGCTTACGACCTTCACCACCACCCCTTGGGTCACCCACCCAGcctgggtgtggggaggagagaacAGGGAACTGATAGAAATGCTTCAAGGAagaaattttagagctgaaagacaTGAATTTCCAGATTGAAAGGGTCCTCTGAGAAGGCATCCAGTGCTAGGaataagaaaaacacagaaaaaatggACCCTGTACAGGGACCAGTAATCAGAATGTCTTCAGGCTTCTCAAGAGCCATCTAAGAAAGCAGtggacttggggctggccctgtggccgagtggttaagttcgcgcgctcctttgcaggcggcccagtgtttcgttggttcgaatcctgggcgcggacatggcactgctcgtcagaccacgctgaggcagcgtcccacataccacaactagaagaacccacaacgaagaatatacaactatgtactggggggctttggggagaaaaaggaaataataaaatcttaagaaaaaaaaaaaaagcagtggaCAGTGGAGCAATGCTTTCACGCTCTGAGAAAAATAGTCCCATCTTGGAATTCTTCACTCAGTAAAACACCAatcaaagaggaaggaagacgAATGCTACTTCAGCCAGGGGAGGTTTAAAACTGACCTCTGCTGCCTTTTCTCAGGGAGCTGCTGGTGGATGTGCTCCAACTAAATGAGCAAATCAAGCAGGAAAGCTGGTGCCATGGGAGTCAGGAAGTGGAGGAGCTCATCCTGCAGAGAAGTGAAGAGAACTTCCATCAAACAGTCAGAGGACACCCCAGGATGACAGACAGTCCAGACTGGCTCTCCCTGGCTGGAGAAAGGTCTGGAGTGGGTGGCCTAGGTCAGCTCCCTCCGGGCATTGGGTTCCTTTCCTGGCTTGCTTTGGTCTATTGACTCGCTTCTGCTTTTCCCTGGTGGGAATAGCCTTTTCTCAAATTAGAAGTGATGAGGTCCTAGCCTCGGGCTTTTGTTTTGGAGTGAAGTGATTAGAGTAGGTGTTTAGCGTGATTTGGCGTTAGGCTGTCAGGAAACCCCTGCTTCAGTAAGAGAGTGTTCGACAGGGGGCAGTCATGCCTGGCAGAATTCTGCCTGAGGTTTGGCAATAAAGCCTAGAGTGTGCTGgcatcttctctttccttggttCATGCTTTTCCTTTGGGAGGCTTGCAAGGAGGGCAGGATTCAGGTGTCACCTTGTCCCTGGCACAATACCATCTCAGATCACCCCCACAGCCTTAGCCTCAATCAGCTGAGGTGGTACTGACTCTTTGAAGTGACATTTCAATGTAGAGTCACAGAGGCTGTGGGCTGGGGGAGCTTTGAATCCCCCCACCTCCATGATTTGTATCATCTCTCCACCTATTCGTTTTCCAGTCTCTGCTTGTTTGCCTTGATTTCTcctatttctaatttaattcaattGTATGTTGTGTCCTTGGAATGAATTAGAAATTTTAACTGAATTAGGAGTCTAAATAATAAGGTAGCACTCCATTGCTAGGCATCTTGGGGTGTGAGAACCTCTTCCTTATGTTGAGACCACATCCATCTGTGCCTCCGGCCATTTGGGCACATCTAATACTTCTGACACGGGATAGCTCATCCAGGGTTTGAAGACAGAAATCAAACTTCTTTTGGGGCCGAACATCTTCCCTCTGACCCAAGAGTTCCTTTACGTTCCCATCCTAGCAGATGGTTTCACGCCTCTCTCACCTTCTGATGGCTCTCCTCTCAGACCACCTCTCTGTCTTTGGCTGGACAGAATTTGCAGCTAGATCACCTTTGACGCTGGCAAAGTTTGCGTTTGATACCCTTCTGCTTCCCCTACCAGTACAGATTTCCCctcatattagtttcctattgctgcataacaaattgccacagacCTAGTGTcctaaaacaacacccatttatcCTCTCATGGTGCCTATGGGTGAGAAGTTTGGGCGCGGCTGAACGGGGTTCTCTACTCAGAGTTTCACAAGGCTGAAATCGTGATGTTATATATCATAGCCTAATCATAGGAGTGAAATCCCCGTATTCACAGTGCCGCCTCATGCTCATGGGGGGAGGATCATACTGGGTGCGGACACCAGGCACGGGAATCCTGGGGACCATCTCAGAATTCTGCCTACTACACACTAAACGCCAAAGATCTGCTCTTTGGACCTGTAGTGGGgtcttcagcccctctccccacacgATTAGTCACCAATTTGGGCTAAGAAATTgtgcctccccacagccccttaGTGTGAAGGTAAGCCAGTTGGAGGCACAGCTGCAGGGCCATCCTGACGCTGACTACTTGGAGTTAGCGCATACTCGGCAGGTTAAGGGCACCGTCCTTCACAAGACTGCTCTCCCTTCAGACACCAGCCACAAGCTCTGGGGTCCCAGGCCATCTTCACTTCTGACCGATTGGCTACAAATATGGGAATTCTCACTATCCCCTCAGCTTTAATAATTCACTAGAAAggctcacaaaactcaggaaagcactatTCTCATGAtcacagttttattataaaggacacAAATCAAGATCAGCCCAATGAAGAGACACAGAAGGGAAAGTCTGGGAGGGTCCAAGATGTGACGCTTCGGTGACCTTGGGATGTGGCACCCTCCTGGCACACTGATGAGCATCACCAATCAGGGCTCACTTGAGCCTCAGCATCCAGAACTTCTAT from Equus asinus isolate D_3611 breed Donkey chromosome 4, EquAss-T2T_v2, whole genome shotgun sequence harbors:
- the TEX51 gene encoding testis-expressed protein 51, whose translation is MLLLLLGCLLPAANGRSCFHCWPELPALIDYDLQILWGTPGPPAELSQSLHSLFLEAHDSPEAWYLDEDHLEEETAKLFDHVDQAIKKLRDDKPLLLEEIRVHKQLFCERLDEVSEELMEKDLLFPREVINCANCRTHFLTCKDPTLCPAVTRRTLVWAVSLGIALPLAAIAGGGCYVCWRKKKKKRAEEKHHSATLLVPAAVAA